AACAGAGTCATATTTGTTCCTCCGATTTTTGGATCACTTATACTTGCGTAAAATGTCATTGCCGTCAATGTCATAATACTCACAGTTAACTGAAATGGAAATAAAcgttaaaacttatttatgagtttatgaAAACAGTCAAACAAGACACATAGAATATACCTAGATGCATTTATAAGCGATTTAGGTGGGTATAAACAACTATAAGGAAACGAAAACATAAATGTCAGTAAATCAACATCAGTGACAGAAAATTGAAATTCTCAACAAAATATTAGAAACCATGAGGGTACCTACATTGTACATATAGTTATaagataaatgtttaataatttatttgtgtattcattttaagcaatttaattAACTAACGGAAATCTGTAAAAACTATCAAACAAAAATCAAGAGACAAtgctatgtatgtatataaacaaaacaaataacaattggtAAGTGAATATATTTACCTGCTGTAAACTGTACATCAACACTAAAAATACTTTGTACGTGATAAGTAATGAACCTGTCCGATCCAAAAAATAAGGTGTAAAGTAAACGATAGTTGCTAAAACTACACCAAACAGTAATCTAAAGAATAATAAGTGTTATACATACTGAATaagaaagaaattattaatcaaaagataattttaaatgtaataataagtgcataatattattatggttttagtTTTACCGGTAGGGTatagtattgaaataattttttaacggtTTTTCTTTCGATGTAAATGTTGTAATGAAAAACGGTAAGCTTATATTTAAAGGTATAAATAACAAATCTATAGCAGCAATTTCGTCTTTGGTAATTCCACTGTCTATAAGTTTCAATTTAAACGCGGCATCGACTGAACAAAAACtcatctaaattaatttaaatgttgtagtataattaagtatattgtttaatactttaatgaaAAATACGCTTACtttaatagtcaataaaattatagcaaACATCTTGATACTAGGTAATTTCATAATACTGAAAAGTAACATATATGTTTTGGCAATGCTAAGATCAACAGCATCGAGTTCTGACAAATAATCTTTTTCATGCTTAAATATAGCTACCAATGTGGTAatgactatataaataattccccaaaaataaaaatatcctaaacataatattaatattattattaagacaattatatttatattttatataggtacataataaaataatttaatatacattaaacatattatatatttatataagtgtataatatatatagatctATACGTAGTACCTTGTAAAGTAATAACACCGCCTGGTATGGATGTGGTACGCCACCATTTGTTCCAAAATGATTCTGATAACAGTAAAATTGGCAAAATATAACCCAAAAATATTCCGAAAGCTTGTCCGGCACCATTACACATTGAAGCATAACTAATATTTCGTCtacaacataatacattattagtatttaataagcACGTGTAATAGTGCCTGTAATAGTTACCTACTAATGTCATaggtgtacatattttattttattaataagcgttttaacaaattttatacttttcaacAAAGATAAACACAAACCTTTTTAACATGGTTAATGCCCAACCGTCTACAATAATG
This portion of the Acyrthosiphon pisum isolate AL4f chromosome A1, pea_aphid_22Mar2018_4r6ur, whole genome shotgun sequence genome encodes:
- the LOC100163610 gene encoding acetyl-coenzyme A transporter 1 isoform X1, which encodes MIEITHIESLIEKHDTPVTANSKGDKRNIFVLLVLYTLQGVPLGLSLAIPIIIQNMHRSSFKEQAKFSLAVWPFSLKLLWAPLVDSLFIRKLGRRKSWLIPVQYFLGIFFFITGFHINEWLDDGSKVNINALTSVFFILNFLAATQDIIVDGWALTMLKRRNISYASMCNGAGQAFGIFLGYILPILLLSESFWNKWWRTTSIPGGVITLQGYFYFWGIIYIVITTLVAIFKHEKDYLSELDAVDLSIAKTYMLLFSIMKLPSIKMFAIILLTIKMSFCSVDAAFKLKLIDSGITKDEIAAIDLLFIPLNISLPFFITTFTSKEKPLKNYFNTIPYRLLFGVVLATIVYFTPYFLDRTGSLLITYKVFLVLMYSLQQLTVSIMTLTAMTFYASISDPKIGGTNMTLLTTISNLGNVWSKTGALWLIEFLTLKRCSNDPRKLCSTSNNQKEICSLSGGTCEVYIDGFYIETIICTIYGIIWFFIFRKIINNLQSKHVKEWHVEIKIK
- the LOC100163610 gene encoding acetyl-coenzyme A transporter 1 isoform X2; its protein translation is MIEITHIESLIEKHDTPVTANSKGDKRNIFVLLVLYTLQGVPLGLSLAIPIIIQNMHRSSFKEQAKFSLAVWPFSLKLLWAPLVDSLFIRKLGRRKSWLIPVQYFLATQDIIVDGWALTMLKRRNISYASMCNGAGQAFGIFLGYILPILLLSESFWNKWWRTTSIPGGVITLQGYFYFWGIIYIVITTLVAIFKHEKDYLSELDAVDLSIAKTYMLLFSIMKLPSIKMFAIILLTIKMSFCSVDAAFKLKLIDSGITKDEIAAIDLLFIPLNISLPFFITTFTSKEKPLKNYFNTIPYRLLFGVVLATIVYFTPYFLDRTGSLLITYKVFLVLMYSLQQLTVSIMTLTAMTFYASISDPKIGGTNMTLLTTISNLGNVWSKTGALWLIEFLTLKRCSNDPRKLCSTSNNQKEICSLSGGTCEVYIDGFYIETIICTIYGIIWFFIFRKIINNLQSKHVKEWHVEIKIK
- the LOC100163610 gene encoding acetyl-coenzyme A transporter 1 isoform X3; protein product: MHRSSFKEQAKFSLAVWPFSLKLLWAPLVDSLFIRKLGRRKSWLIPVQYFLGIFFFITGFHINEWLDDGSKVNINALTSVFFILNFLAATQDIIVDGWALTMLKRRNISYASMCNGAGQAFGIFLGYILPILLLSESFWNKWWRTTSIPGGVITLQGYFYFWGIIYIVITTLVAIFKHEKDYLSELDAVDLSIAKTYMLLFSIMKLPSIKMFAIILLTIKMSFCSVDAAFKLKLIDSGITKDEIAAIDLLFIPLNISLPFFITTFTSKEKPLKNYFNTIPYRLLFGVVLATIVYFTPYFLDRTGSLLITYKVFLVLMYSLQQLTVSIMTLTAMTFYASISDPKIGGTNMTLLTTISNLGNVWSKTGALWLIEFLTLKRCSNDPRKLCSTSNNQKEICSLSGGTCEVYIDGFYIETIICTIYGIIWFFIFRKIINNLQSKHVKEWHVEIKIK